A genomic region of Pyrus communis chromosome 14, drPyrComm1.1, whole genome shotgun sequence contains the following coding sequences:
- the LOC137715876 gene encoding glutathione S-transferase-like produces the protein MAAIKVHGNVFSACTMRVFAALYEKDVKFELVPIDLGAGEHKKEPFISLNPFGEVPAFEHGDIKLFESRAITQYIAHEYADKGTPLVTRDKKMAIIALGCEVEGQKFDPAASKLTFELVIKPMLKMTTDAAVVEEYEAKLAVVLDVYEIRLSQSKYLAGESFTLADLHHLPTIHYLMGTRSKKLFESRPHVKAWVADITARPAWKKVIALQK, from the exons ATGGCTGCCATCAAGGTCCACGGAAACGTTTTCTCGGCCTGTACAATGCGAGTTTTTGCTGCTCTCTACGAGAAAGACGTCAAATTCGAGCTTGTTCCAATCGACTTGGGAGCTGGTGAACACAAAAAGGAGCCCTTCATTTCCCTCAAT CCATTTGGTGAAGTTCCAGCTTTCGAACACGGAGATATTAAGCTCTTTG AATCAAGGGCAATTACACAATACATTGCCCACGAGTATGCTGACAAGGGAACCCCGCTGGTGACCCGAGACAAGAAGATGGCAATTATAGCATTGGGGTGTGAGGTGGAGGGCCAAAAGTTCGACCCGGCGGCCTCAAAACTGACCTTTGAGCTAGTTATAAAGCCTATGCTTAAAATGACCACAGATGCGGCGGTTGTGGAGGAATATGAAGCCAAGTTGGCTGTGGTTCTGGATGTATATGAGATTCGTCTGTCTCAGTCGAAATACTTGGCAGGCGAAAGCTTCACTTTGGCTGATCTTCACCACCTTCCCACCATACATTACTTGATGGGAACACGATCGAAGAAGCTGTTCGAGTCCCGCCCCCATGTTAAAGCATGGGTAGCGGATATCACAGCAAGGCCAGCTTGGAAAAAAGTCATTGCCCTGCAAAAGTGA